The region AAGACGCTCCTATTTTAATCCTAGATGAGGCAACGTCAGCACTCGATAGCGAAAGTGAAGTATATATTCAAAAAGCCCTTGCTGAGCTTATGAAAGGGCGAACAACACTTGTCATCGCCCACCGTCTTTCGACAATTCAAAAACTTGATCGTATCATCGTACTAAACGATGGCATCATTGAAGAAGATGGATCACACACAAAACTTATAGAAAATAAAAAACTATATGCCAAGCTGTGGGCGCATCAATCCGGCGGCTTCATAGAGGAATAAATAAAATCCGCTACTTCTAGCGGATTTTATTTAGATTAGACTAGCTATCTATTTATTAGCGTCAACGTTTGACTGTTTTGGTTCATCCTGGCCTTTGCCACCTGGACGAGTTTCTTCAGCTTGTGAATCCTGGTCAGTGTCTTCACCGTTCTCGGCTGTCACTTCGCTTTCATCAACAGCGTCACCACCAGCAGCATCGTTTGCAGCCTGAAGTGCGCTTGGTTCGTAGACATTTGCGATAACAAGATCAAGGTCTTGATCGTGGTCGGCAAACTCTACGCCTTCAGGAAGTTTAATGTTGGCAAGTGTTAGTTTGTCTTCAGTCCCCGCAAGGTTCACAATTGAGATTTCAAGTGCTTCTGGAAGGTTTGCTGGAAGCGCCCTAATTTCAACATGCTCGATAGCCTGCAAAACCACAAGTCCGGCTTTTTCAGCGGCACTTTCACCAATTCCGATCAAATGAATTGGAACTTCCGTGACGATTTTTTCGTTTTGTTTAATCGTATGGAATGCTACGTGACGAACAAGGTGTTTGACTGGATCAATATCAATGTTTTTAATAATCGCAAGCTTTTTCTTGCCTCCCAATGTCAAATGGACTGGCGTGTGCTTGCCTGCAGCGTGCACAACTTTTGCTGTTTCAACAAAGCCTGATTGTGTCGAGATTGGGTCAGCGGAACCACCGTATACGACGCTTGGTACTAAACCATCTGCGCGTAATTTCTTAACCTGTTTGCCTTCGGCCGTTCGTGCGTCTAATGCTAACGAAATTTCGTTCATATTCCTCCTAATCGGTATATGCCCTTATTATACCATTTCACCGACTCATGTTAAAATGGTAACAGATGATACCTGGATTTGACTTAGCTACTTTCGCGGCGCAGGCTGGGCCTTGGGCGGCCGTATTCGTTTTAATGGCTATTATTTTTGCAGAGTCCGGACTTTTAATCGGCTTCTTTTTGCCTGGCGATAGTATTCTCTTCACAGCTGGATTTTTGGTTCAAACTGGAATTTTAAAATTCGACATCCATCTTTTGGTCGTGTTGGTATTTTTAGCGGCAGTCCTTGGTGATGGTGTCGGCTATCTATTCGGACGCAAGATAGGCCGTAGACTGTTCCAACGTCCTAATTCGCTTCTGTTCCGACAAGAAAATATTCAAAAAGCCGAGGAGTTTTATGAACGCCACGGAAGCATCACTATTGTTATTGCCAGATTTATTCCCATCGTACGTACTTTCGCGCCAATTGTCGCAGGCGTCGGTAAAATGAAATATCATACCTTCCTGACGTTCAATGTTATAGGCGCGCTCCTTTGGGCAGTCGGCATTACCTATGCTGGCTTTTATGTCGGTGCAGGCCTGGAAAAGATTGGCATTGAAGTTGATACGATCCTTCTTCCGATCATTGCCGTTATCATTCTTGTTTCGGTACTGCCCCCTGCCATCCATATATTCAAAGATAGTGGCCGACGAACCGCTATGTGGAATGGTACCAAAAAACAAATCGCTATTCTCTTGAAACGTTCGAAGTAACTTACTTTTTCAGTAATTCTTTAAGATATTGTCCCGTAAACGATTGCTTTTCTTTGGCAATTTCTTCTGGCGTGCCTTCGGCGATAACATTACCGCCGCCTTGGCCGCCTTCTGGTCCCATATCAATAACGTGATCGGCTGACTTAATCACATCGAGGTTGTGTTCAATAATAACCATGCTGTTCCCACCCTCGACAAGCTTTTGCAGAATCGTTAAAAGCCGTTTTACGTCGGCGCTGTGGAGTCCTGTCGTAGGCTCATCCAAGATGTAGAGCGTCTTGCCAGTTGCACGACGGGATAACTCGGTCGCGAGTTTAATGCGTTGTGCTTCACCGCCACTAAACGTTGTGGCTGGCTGTCCAAGACGAATGTAGCCCAGGCCAACTTCAACAAGCGTATCTAGTTTACGTGCAATTGATGGAACGTTTTTAAAGAAATCCGCAGCCTGCTCGACAGTCATTTCAAGCACGTCACTAATCGTCGCGTCTTTGAATTTGATTTCAAGTGCCTCGCGGTTGTAGCGTTTGCCCTTACACTCATCGCAGGTAACATATACGTCTGGCAGGAAGTGCATTTCAATCTTGATCACACCGTCACCCTGACAGTTTTCACAGCGGCCACCTTTTACGTTAAAGCTAAAACGACCGGCTTTATACCCGCGAATATTCGCTTCAGGCGTACCAGCAAACAGCTCGCGAATTGGCGTAAATACGCCCGTATACGTTGCCGGGTTAGAACGCGGAGTTCGCCCGATGGCAGACTGGTCAATAACGATTGCTTTATCGAGGTGTTTTATGCCTTCGATATTTTCGTGTGCACCCGGTACGACATGCGAACGGTGAAGCCTTGCCGAGAGTTCTTTAGCCAAGATATCGTTTACGAGTGTTGATTTACCACTGCCACTGACACCACTAACAACAGTAATGACGCCCAGCGGGAAACTGACATCAATATTTTTAAGGTTGTTTTCTTTGGCGCCGCGAATAACAAGACTTCGGTCTTTTACGACCGTACGACGCTTTTTAGGGACATCGATCTTTTCAGTACCCTTTAAATAACGCCCCGTAATACTATCTTTATTATTCGCAACTTCTTCAGGCGTGCCCGCAGCGACGACGTTCCCACCCGCCACACCAGCACCTGGACCAATGTCTAATAGATAGTCTGCATGACGAATCGTGTCTTCGTCGTGTTCAACGACCAGCACGGTATTACCTAAATCACGAAGGTGTTTAAGCGTCGTAATTAGGCGGTCGTTATCGCGTTGGTGCAAACCGATTGACGGTTCGTCTAGTACGTACAGAACGCCTTGCAGACCAGACCCAATCTGGGTCGCCAAACGAATACGCTGCGCTTCACCACCCGAAAGCGTATTGGCGGCACGTGAAAGTTCAAGATAATTCAGTCCAACGTTACTCATAAAACCAAGTCGTGCCGTAATTTCTTTCATAATCTGACGCGCAATAAATAGTTCGCTGTCAGATAATTTCAATGTGTTTTGGAATAGATCAAGTGCAGAATCAACGCCAAGATCACAAATATCCATGATGCTTAGATCATGTACGGTAACCGCTAAAACGACAGGTTTTAGCCGCGCGCCGTTACATGCATGACAGCGGCGTTCGCGCATAAAACGCTCGATATCTTTTCGCATAAACTCACTGTCAGTTTCTTTGTGGCGGCGTTCAAGGTTTGGAATAACGCCTTCGTATGTTGATTCATAGTGGCGACCACCCCCCAGGTTAACTGTGTATTTTTGCGTACCAGTTCCATACAGGATTTTTTCCATATCCTGCTGCGTTAGCTCGCTCACGGGAACTTGCAGACTAAAGCCATGTTCTTCGCCAACTTTAGCAAGGCGTTTCATGTACCACGCGTCGCTATTCACACGGTTGTACGGACGAATCGCGCCTTCTGCAATCGTCAGATTCGGATTAAACACCAGATCAGGATCAACCTCCAGGCGACTGCCTAGTCCGGTACAAACAGGACATGCACCTTGTGGAGCGTTAAAACTGAATAGCCGAGGTTCTAGTTCGGGTATTTCCTCGTTTGGGTGATCAATACAGGCATATCGCTGGCTAAACGTCACGATATCGTCTGATTCTACGTTCAGCAGTTCAACGACTCCTTCAGCAAGCTCTAACGCTTGTTCGACGGACTGCGTCACGCGTCCAAGCATCTCGCCGCTCATTGCGATACGGTCAACCACGATTTCAATATTGTGCTTGTAGCTTTTTGCGAGTGTTGGAAATTCGTCAAGCGCGTAGACGACGCCGTCAACACGGGCACGGGCAAAACCAAGGCGACGGTATTGTTCAGGAATATGAGCGAATTCACCCTTTTTGTCTTTGATAACAGGCGCAAGAATCATCAGGCGCGTACCGTCAGCAATCTTCATAATTTCGTCAATGATTGCCTGTGGCGTACGACGCGAGACTTCTTTGCCGCATACAGGACAGTGCGGTACGCCGATACGCGCAAACAAAAGGCGCATATAATCGTAAATTTCGGTTACCGTCGCAACGGTTGATCGCGGGTTGCGACTGGTAGATTTTTGATCAATAGAAATCGCAGGGCTTAGACCCTCAATCGAATCGACATCGGGTTTGTCCATAATACCCAAAAACTGCCTGGCGTAGCTCGAAAGGCTTTCGACGTAGCGGCGTTGTCCTTCTGCGTAAATGGTATCAAAAGCAAGCGATGATTTACCGCTTCCTGATAGACCAGTAATGACGACAAGCTTATCTCTTGGAATCTCAACTGAAACATTTTTTAGGTTGTGCTCGCGAGCACCAGTAACACGAATAACCTCTGGCATAACGCCTTATTATAGCACGGTTTAGCAAGTCTTATCCAGTCCGCCGGGCAACATCGTGCTTATCGTTGCAGGTGTCAGGCGCGAATGCTATATTGGTGTGAAGTTCGTTTACTAAAAGAGGTGCGGAAACATGAAAAACCCATACACAATCGTTGCGTTATGCTTAATCGGCATCGCATTTTTCCTAAAAGCCGGCGTTGCGAATGCATTGCTACTGTTTTTGTTAGTAGGCGCTATTCCTGGAACGTCGTATAACGTTCCGGCAGCAGGTATGTTGTTCATTGTTCTAGTACCCGTGTGGCTTGTCCTTGTACGGATTACAATGCTAGAATCTGTCCAAGCCTGGATCAAGAACCAAATCAATCGTGGCAGCGCTACGCAAAAGAAACGTTTGCCCCGTAAACGTTTCGAGCAGGTCTAGGGCGCTTCCGCGTCAGAAACGTCAACTGGCAAAACGCTTTCAGCCCAAAGCTGTAATTCCTGCAAAATAAATTGCTTATTATCATCTGTTTCCGTTGCCGCGAGACGCTGCAAGGATTTTGTGAATACAGGAAGTTGCGCAGTAATGTGGTTTGAGCGCCACTCTTCCCACGCGCGCGCTTCGTCTTCGCTGAGAATCCCTGGGAAATTACGTGCTTTATAGTGAAGTAAAAGTGGAGCAAGCCGGTCATCACTAAATTCAGGATTAAAATCAGCCAGTTCACGCTCAGATGCGTTTCTGACCGTCTCGCACCTTAAACGGTCCCTGTCGTTCAAAAATCCGTCGTAAAGTTTTGCTTCCGGATCGGATGCCTTTTTAAATTCAGGGCGGTTTTCAAATAATGAACGGATATTCTCGGCAAAATGCGGAGCTGACAGGAGTAGTTTCTTGTTCTTTTCAATCATTGCTTTATCGAGATGAATGCGGTTCCAGCCGTCACTTTGTTCCAGTACGCCAACGGGCGCAACCGCAGGTACTCGATTATATTGCAATTCCTTAACGGGAAGTTTTTGAAACCCCTCGCTCTTTCGCTCTTCCCAGGTGGCATAAAACTTCTTTTTAATATCTTCCATGCTAAGATTTATAAAATCCGCTGGGTCATACCGAAGATCATACACGACGACATTGCTGTTTTTACCACTCGTTAACGGAAAAGCGATGGTCGTTTTGTCATGCTCACTGTCGTAGCGTCCGCTTGTATAGACAAATGGTTTTTTATCATCCAAATTAACCAGTGATTGTACTTTTTTCTTGTCGCGCATCGTAAAAAGATAGTCGTATAGTTGCGGCTGTTTTTCTTTGATCAATTTTGCAACAGCGATCAATGCCTCTACATCGCTAAGTGCATCATGCGCTTTGAGGTGATCAATTCCATTTTCTTTCGTGAGCAGCTCCAGACGGTTCGTAGGTTTTCCATCAACAACTGGCCAGGTTATACCATCGGGGCGTAAAGCCCTTGTCATACGGACAACATCAAGCATGTCCCACCTTGAACGTCCATCCTTCCAACTCCATTCGTAAGGATCGCGAAACGTTCGCCAAAAGAACGCCCTGATAAATTCGTCGTCAAACCGAATATTATTAAATCCAATTGTTACCGTATCCGGCGTAAAGATTTCATCTTGCAAGAAAGTAGCGAATTCCGCTTCTGTCAGACCATCTGCCTGGGTAGATTGAGGAGTAATTCCCGTCACCATCAATGCCTCCGGGGCTGGTATCGTATCCTCGGTTAGTTTTACGAGGACATTGTGTGATTCGCCAATCTGGTTAAAACCAGTATCCGTACGAATACCCGCAAATTGCATAATTCGGTCATTTCGAGGGTCAAGCCCGCTTGTTTCTAAGTCGTAAAAAAAGAAAGTTTGAGACATAAGGTTTATTATACGCTAAAAACAAAAACTCGCTGATTAGCGAGTTACGGAACTGGATTAAATTATCACAGTTGGATATAGCCGAAGCGTACAGAGACCGGACCAGGCACGAGCCGCAGGGAGTTGATCCCTGCGAACTCATGCCTGGTAGGCGATCTGCGGACGGTATCGTCGAGCACCGGAAGTATCCGGCGTCGGTCGACCGCGTCCACAGCGCCTCGGGCAGTCTCAGAATGGGTGTCGTCCGGACGTACCCGTGTCATGCAGACCGCATGGCACTTCGGTGGGTACGCCCTTGGCCGATCGTTCGTACATCTCGTTCCCTTCAGACATTCGTGCGTGTTGGCGTCCGTCGTGACGCCGCTCGCCGCTCTTTCTTCTTTGGTCGCCTAAAAGATTAGTACTAGGTAAAACCAGCTTCGGGGTGAAGCAATTTCGCCTCCTTCACTAATACCATTATTAAACCGACAGGGAATGGCCACGGTTGGCCGTAGTACTACGCCCGAATCCTGACAATTGTCCGAGGTATCCGTCGTAGATTTCTATCTACTATTCATAAATAGAAATCTACGACGGATGCTATATCCAACTTGTGAATGTACTACAGAAGTTTTCACACAATCTGATAGTGTTATACACAATAACACACAAATAGAATTATGTCAATACTATTCTGTGGGCGGTTATTGTTCTAGTAGGGTAAACTCATGGCCACCAATTTCGATGACACTATCGCCTACCGCGCCTGCGCGAGACAGTTCGTGGTTTACACCTAATTTTTTCAAGATATCGCGAAGACGATTTACCCCTTCGAAATTACTAAAATCAGTCCGTCGGGCAAATTTCTCAACCTTATCCCCACGCACGACAAAATGACCAGTCTCTTCGTCTTTTGTCACTGTCCAGGCATCAGCAATCTGGTTATCCGTAAGGCGGATCGTCACAAGATCGTCGTCGTCAGCATCAATTTCTTTTTCGATGCTTCGGATTGCTTTTACCTTGCTATCCAAGGCCCGAAGTACTTCCGTAAGTCCCTGATGAGCACTTGATGAAATAACAAATACGTCAGCACCGTTTTCAGTTGCTTCTTTAACCGCATCAACTTGCATTGCAACAATCTCATCATCCAGGCCTTCAGCCTTTGTTAACGCGATTACTTCTGGACGAGTGAGTAGTTCCGGACTGTAGCTCGCAAGCTCTAGGCGGATTGTTCGATATGCAGCTGCTATATCATCGCTATAGATATCAATAAGATGCAGCAGGACCGCTGTACGTTCGACATGACGAAGAAATGCGTCACCTAGGCCTTTGCCTTCGCTAGCGCCTTCTATAAGCCCTGGGATATCAGCGATAAGTAAACTGGAGCTGTCGATGTCCGCGACTCCAAGGTTTGGAGTTAGGGTTGTAAATGCATAGTCGGCAATTTCCGGACGAGCGTTGCTTACGACGGATAGAAAGGTTGATTTACCTGCATTAGGGAATCCGACCAAACCTACATCCGCAAGCAGCTTTAATTCAAGCTCTGCTTCAAACGTGTCACCAGCTTCGCCTAATTCCGCCATGCGGGGAGTCTGACGGATAGATGATTTGAAGTGTGCGTTTCCAAATCCACCATCACCACCCTTAGCGATCACCACCTCTTGTCCATTTTCAGTAAGATCGGCAATTATTTCACCGTTACGCTTCACTAGCGTACCCATTGGAACTTTGATGCGCAAAGCTTCGCCAGATTTGCCACGCTGATTCTGCTTACTGCCATTACTGCCAGCCGGAGCCTTTAGTTCTGGTTTGTATCGAAAGTCGATAAGTGTGTTGAGATTTTCCGTAGCGACAAAGATAACGTCGCCGCCTTTCCCGCCGTCACCACCGTCAGGTCCGCCTTTATCTACGTAAATTTCCTGACGAAAACCAACGGCACCGTTGCCGCCTTTTCCTGCAGAAATAAAAACTTTGGCGGTATCTACAAACATTCTTACCCAGTATAACAAAATCGCCCCTGATTTGACAGGGGCGATTCGATTTATACAATATTTTGACTAGTGAATATAGTAGAAGCTACCAACCTGCGACGCAGGAATTGTTCGCTCATCGACAATATTACCTTGCCAGTTGTAGTTCATTTCCGTCACCGTAACGCTTCCGTCAGCGTTAACGCTTTCGACAACCGCAACGTGACCATACCCACCACCGTTCTGCATGACCGCACCAGCTTCTGGTTTTTGGTCAACACGGAATCCGTTGGCAGATGCGTTAGATGCCCAGGTTGCAGCATTTCCCCAGAAGCTTCCGACAGGTCGTCCAAGCTTTAGGCGGCGCTCATAGGCGTACCATGTACAGTTGTTACGGGCATAGCCGTTACCTGGTGAGCTCGGTGAGCTATCCCTATAAAGGGTTCGCATATTTCCACCTATATAACCACCAGCGCTAAATGAAAGGTATACACCGTACGACGAAGAGCGTGGGGCAACATACCCTGGGCGTTCTGTTTCTGGTAGTGCACCGCCAGGGATAATCAGCTTCTTACCTACTTGTGGCGCGCCTAGTTCAAGGTCGTTAAATGCAACCAAACGATTTTTGTCGGCATTATACTTAGATGCGATAGAATCGATCGTATCACCAGTTTTGACCGTATAGAATACACCGTCCAAGGGTGGAATCGTAAGGTCTTTCCCTGCTTCTATAGCGTCCGAGTTAAGATCATTAGCCCATTTGACTGTGGTTGCAGAAATACCAAACTGAGCTGCAATAGCTGGGATCGTGTCACCAGCTTTGGTGATATAGTGTCTAACCGCACGACCATCAGCCGAAGGCTGAATAATTTGTGGTTTGGCAATAATGTCATTTTGCGTTTGTGTCAATTCCCCTGCAACCGCTAAGGAAACAGAGAGGTTGGCAATGTTAGGAGCGATTGATAAATCGCCGCGCTCAGCAATACCAGCTGCAACGTTTGTTGCGACAAGCTGGTCAACTGAAGGTTGGTCAAATGACCGTGTAGGATTCAAATTATCACTTGGAACGACAGCATTTGCTATGCTGTCAGCTTTTTGTGGCGGCTGGTAGCCAATGGCAACCATTGACATGATAAGCAAGAAAACACCAACATAGGCAGCTATAGTGGTTGACTTGGGACCGCGCCTAGCTCTTTTAGAACTGACACGATGACGAGCAAACACTTGTTGTTTTAACTCAGCAGTTGTCGCTTGGGCAGAGCCCATAGCGGATTCAAACTTACTAATTATTGTTCTCCTGCCTGTTGCATTACTGCAAAGGCGTCTACCTTACTTTGTCTTTCTTCTCGCAAATAGAACAGGGTACGTGTGTCGACCGATTTCATTAATGATATTAGGTGAAAATGTTCTAAGTTCAGTACCCGTAACGACATTTGTCGGTAGGCTCATTCATGATCTGTGCTTCCCACTCGCATATGAGGCCGTTAGCCGCATTAGTAGACAGAGTCATCAATGTGCTGTCATTAATTGTATCAGCTATTGCAAAGTATGTCAATTTATTTTATGGTTATAAAAAATTGTCAAGTTTACGGTATTAAACACTTCACCTTACAGTGGTCACGAATGTTTGCTTCGTGCTCCTCGTTTGTGCGTGCAAAATAGGTTACATCGTCATCACCGCTTAAGAAGTAAAGATAATCACCACTTGCAGGGCCGGCAACAGCCTCTAGAGCAGAGAGACCAGGAGTAGCTATCGGTCCTGGAGGTAATCCAGGGTATTTACGGGTGTTATACGGTGAATCCAGACTTGGAGAGGGGTCTACGCCTAGTTTTTTTGCCGCATATTGATAAGTGACATCCGACCCAAGTGCCATACCGCTGTTAAGCCGCGAGTAAAAGACCTGTGCTACTTGTTTTTGATCATTTTTGTTTGAAACTTCCCGCTGAATAATAGAGGCGAGAGTAATTCCCTGATACAAATCCAATCCATGCGCTTTAAAGCCATCAATGAGGTTATTTTCGGTAATAGTCGAGTAATACTCATCAAATGTCTTGGTAAGAATATCTTCGACTGTCGCGCTACTGCTAAAATTATATGTTTCCCCGTAAATGTATCCCTCTAGGTCAGCAGACTCAGGCTTATCTTGGAATAGAGGATGCGTATAATTTTTGTTTAACGCGGCATCTACCTCCGCTTCACTATAGCCAGCAGCAATTAACTTGGTACGATTTTCGGCAAGCGTTGCACCTGGGAGAAATGTTAAGTTAAATTCATCCGTTCTACCAGATACGATATGCCCGACTATGTCTTCTGTTGATTCTGAAGGGGACAAATTATATGTTCCTGCCTGAAGCGTTGCACGCTTCCCTGTTATTCGTGTGTATATATCAAACGCGAACTGACTACGAATAAGCTTTTTTTCCTCAAGAAGCCGCGCAATCTGTGCAGGTGAACTTCCCGATACGATTTCTACCCGGGTACGGCTTTTGTCATTACTATTTACGGGGGTAAGAGAAGCTTTGTACCACGTTAGTCCGCCCAACGTTAAAATGGCCAAAAGCGCAACGATTCCCCCGGTAATCCATAATACAAGCCGTTTTCGGCTCTTTTTAGGTGGTTTTACGTCTAAAACAGGTGGCTGAAGGTCTGGCGCGACCTGCTGTAACCGTTGAGCCGCAATGGGCGCATTAGGACTCATGGAAGGATCAGTAGGCCTCAGGGGAGTATTTTGAGGCCCTAGGGGTCGTTTTTGAGGCTTAAAACCGTCCATTATAATCTCTCCAGGAAATCCTGCAGGATAATTGTGGCTGCCTGAGCATCAATGTCTCCCTTTGTATAGGGTTTACCTTGCGCTTTTAGGCGCTGTTCAGCTAGGACACTCGTCAAAGATTCGTCCTGAAAAACAATATTTGATGCCATATCGCGGAGTTGTTTAGCAAACTCTTCAACATATGCAGTCTGTGCGGTTGGTTCTCCGGATTGGTTACGAGGATAGCCGACAACGATTGTATCCGTATTTTCATTAACAACCAGTCGTGCGATCTGCTCAACTTCAGTCCCGTCAACTTCTATTGTTTCAAAAGGAATCGCAATACGCACACCACTATCACCAACAGCGACGCCAATCCTTTTCTCGCCTACATCTAGTGCGAGGTATGATTTACTTTGACTCATTCAGATTAAATTCTACAGAAATACGTTTCACATCGTTCGGCGCGCTATTCACCCAGAAAGGAGAGAATTTAACATCTACATTATCTACTCCTGGAATTGATTCGATATTTGACTGGATATCTCCGTAGCGCTTGCCTTTTGCTGCGTTTTTAATCGCATCGTCATTAATTTTTGGTCCAACCTTTGCGTTAGCGACAATATTTGCACTGAATCCACCTTGGACTTCGGTCACATTCGTGAATGTCGCCTTGT is a window of Candidatus Saccharimonadales bacterium DNA encoding:
- a CDS encoding VTT domain-containing protein, with translation MIPGFDLATFAAQAGPWAAVFVLMAIIFAESGLLIGFFLPGDSILFTAGFLVQTGILKFDIHLLVVLVFLAAVLGDGVGYLFGRKIGRRLFQRPNSLLFRQENIQKAEEFYERHGSITIVIARFIPIVRTFAPIVAGVGKMKYHTFLTFNVIGALLWAVGITYAGFYVGAGLEKIGIEVDTILLPIIAVIILVSVLPPAIHIFKDSGRRTAMWNGTKKQIAILLKRSK
- the mltG gene encoding endolytic transglycosylase MltG: MDGFKPQKRPLGPQNTPLRPTDPSMSPNAPIAAQRLQQVAPDLQPPVLDVKPPKKSRKRLVLWITGGIVALLAILTLGGLTWYKASLTPVNSNDKSRTRVEIVSGSSPAQIARLLEEKKLIRSQFAFDIYTRITGKRATLQAGTYNLSPSESTEDIVGHIVSGRTDEFNLTFLPGATLAENRTKLIAAGYSEAEVDAALNKNYTHPLFQDKPESADLEGYIYGETYNFSSSATVEDILTKTFDEYYSTITENNLIDGFKAHGLDLYQGITLASIIQREVSNKNDQKQVAQVFYSRLNSGMALGSDVTYQYAAKKLGVDPSPSLDSPYNTRKYPGLPPGPIATPGLSALEAVAGPASGDYLYFLSGDDDVTYFARTNEEHEANIRDHCKVKCLIP
- a CDS encoding 50S ribosomal protein L25, which produces MNEISLALDARTAEGKQVKKLRADGLVPSVVYGGSADPISTQSGFVETAKVVHAAGKHTPVHLTLGGKKKLAIIKNIDIDPVKHLVRHVAFHTIKQNEKIVTEVPIHLIGIGESAAEKAGLVVLQAIEHVEIRALPANLPEALEISIVNLAGTEDKLTLANIKLPEGVEFADHDQDLDLVIANVYEPSALQAANDAAGGDAVDESEVTAENGEDTDQDSQAEETRPGGKGQDEPKQSNVDANK
- the ruvX gene encoding Holliday junction resolvase RuvX — protein: MSQSKSYLALDVGEKRIGVAVGDSGVRIAIPFETIEVDGTEVEQIARLVVNENTDTIVVGYPRNQSGEPTAQTAYVEEFAKQLRDMASNIVFQDESLTSVLAEQRLKAQGKPYTKGDIDAQAATIILQDFLERL
- the obgE gene encoding GTPase ObgE, giving the protein MFVDTAKVFISAGKGGNGAVGFRQEIYVDKGGPDGGDGGKGGDVIFVATENLNTLIDFRYKPELKAPAGSNGSKQNQRGKSGEALRIKVPMGTLVKRNGEIIADLTENGQEVVIAKGGDGGFGNAHFKSSIRQTPRMAELGEAGDTFEAELELKLLADVGLVGFPNAGKSTFLSVVSNARPEIADYAFTTLTPNLGVADIDSSSLLIADIPGLIEGASEGKGLGDAFLRHVERTAVLLHLIDIYSDDIAAAYRTIRLELASYSPELLTRPEVIALTKAEGLDDEIVAMQVDAVKEATENGADVFVISSSAHQGLTEVLRALDSKVKAIRSIEKEIDADDDDLVTIRLTDNQIADAWTVTKDEETGHFVVRGDKVEKFARRTDFSNFEGVNRLRDILKKLGVNHELSRAGAVGDSVIEIGGHEFTLLEQ
- a CDS encoding CHAP domain-containing protein, yielding MGSAQATTAELKQQVFARHRVSSKRARRGPKSTTIAAYVGVFLLIMSMVAIGYQPPQKADSIANAVVPSDNLNPTRSFDQPSVDQLVATNVAAGIAERGDLSIAPNIANLSVSLAVAGELTQTQNDIIAKPQIIQPSADGRAVRHYITKAGDTIPAIAAQFGISATTVKWANDLNSDAIEAGKDLTIPPLDGVFYTVKTGDTIDSIASKYNADKNRLVAFNDLELGAPQVGKKLIIPGGALPETERPGYVAPRSSSYGVYLSFSAGGYIGGNMRTLYRDSSPSSPGNGYARNNCTWYAYERRLKLGRPVGSFWGNAATWASNASANGFRVDQKPEAGAVMQNGGGYGHVAVVESVNADGSVTVTEMNYNWQGNIVDERTIPASQVGSFYYIH
- the uvrA gene encoding excinuclease ABC subunit UvrA; the protein is MPEVIRVTGAREHNLKNVSVEIPRDKLVVITGLSGSGKSSLAFDTIYAEGQRRYVESLSSYARQFLGIMDKPDVDSIEGLSPAISIDQKSTSRNPRSTVATVTEIYDYMRLLFARIGVPHCPVCGKEVSRRTPQAIIDEIMKIADGTRLMILAPVIKDKKGEFAHIPEQYRRLGFARARVDGVVYALDEFPTLAKSYKHNIEIVVDRIAMSGEMLGRVTQSVEQALELAEGVVELLNVESDDIVTFSQRYACIDHPNEEIPELEPRLFSFNAPQGACPVCTGLGSRLEVDPDLVFNPNLTIAEGAIRPYNRVNSDAWYMKRLAKVGEEHGFSLQVPVSELTQQDMEKILYGTGTQKYTVNLGGGRHYESTYEGVIPNLERRHKETDSEFMRKDIERFMRERRCHACNGARLKPVVLAVTVHDLSIMDICDLGVDSALDLFQNTLKLSDSELFIARQIMKEITARLGFMSNVGLNYLELSRAANTLSGGEAQRIRLATQIGSGLQGVLYVLDEPSIGLHQRDNDRLITTLKHLRDLGNTVLVVEHDEDTIRHADYLLDIGPGAGVAGGNVVAAGTPEEVANNKDSITGRYLKGTEKIDVPKKRRTVVKDRSLVIRGAKENNLKNIDVSFPLGVITVVSGVSGSGKSTLVNDILAKELSARLHRSHVVPGAHENIEGIKHLDKAIVIDQSAIGRTPRSNPATYTGVFTPIRELFAGTPEANIRGYKAGRFSFNVKGGRCENCQGDGVIKIEMHFLPDVYVTCDECKGKRYNREALEIKFKDATISDVLEMTVEQAADFFKNVPSIARKLDTLVEVGLGYIRLGQPATTFSGGEAQRIKLATELSRRATGKTLYILDEPTTGLHSADVKRLLTILQKLVEGGNSMVIIEHNLDVIKSADHVIDMGPEGGQGGGNVIAEGTPEEIAKEKQSFTGQYLKELLKK
- the sbcB gene encoding exodeoxyribonuclease I, which translates into the protein MSQTFFFYDLETSGLDPRNDRIMQFAGIRTDTGFNQIGESHNVLVKLTEDTIPAPEALMVTGITPQSTQADGLTEAEFATFLQDEIFTPDTVTIGFNNIRFDDEFIRAFFWRTFRDPYEWSWKDGRSRWDMLDVVRMTRALRPDGITWPVVDGKPTNRLELLTKENGIDHLKAHDALSDVEALIAVAKLIKEKQPQLYDYLFTMRDKKKVQSLVNLDDKKPFVYTSGRYDSEHDKTTIAFPLTSGKNSNVVVYDLRYDPADFINLSMEDIKKKFYATWEERKSEGFQKLPVKELQYNRVPAVAPVGVLEQSDGWNRIHLDKAMIEKNKKLLLSAPHFAENIRSLFENRPEFKKASDPEAKLYDGFLNDRDRLRCETVRNASERELADFNPEFSDDRLAPLLLHYKARNFPGILSEDEARAWEEWRSNHITAQLPVFTKSLQRLAATETDDNKQFILQELQLWAESVLPVDVSDAEAP